The following nucleotide sequence is from Allocatelliglobosispora scoriae.
GGCGGCACATCAGCTCCAGCGCCCGCTCGGCCATGCCGATCAGGCGCATGCAGTGGTGGATCCGGCCCGGCCCGAGCCGGGCCTGCGCGATCGCGAACCCCTCGCCCTCGCCGACGATCAGATTCCCGGCCGGTACGCGCACCCCGTGGAAAACGATCTCCGCGTGCCCGCCGTGCGACGAGTCGTCGTAGCCGAAGACCGTCATCCCCCGCTGGATCTCGATCCCGGGGGTGTCGCGGGGCACCAGGATCTGGCTCTGCTGCCGGTGCCGGTCGGCGGTCGGGTCGGTCTTGCCCATGACGATGAAGATCTGGCAGTTCGGGTTCATCGCGCCGGAGGCGAACCACTTCCGTCCGGTGATGACGTAGTCGTCGCCGTCGCGCACGATGCTGGTCGCGATGTTGGTGGCGTCGGAGGAGGCCACGTCGGGCTCGGTCATGCAGAACGCCGACCGGATCTCCCCCGCGAGCAGCGGCTTGAGCCAGCGCTCCTGCTGCTCGGGGGTGCCGAACATCGCGAGGACCTCCATGTTGCCGGTGTCCGGTGCGCTGCAGTTCATCGCCTCGGGCGCCAGGTGCGGGCTGCGGCCGCTGATCTCGGCGAGCGGGGCGTACTGCAGGTTGGTCAACCCGGCGCCACGAGTGTCGTGGGGAAGGCTGTGCCCTCGTCCTGCCTCCGGCAGGAAAAGGTTCCACAGGCCGAGCGCTCGGGCCTCCGCCTTGAGGGAGGCCATGACCGGCGGCGTCGACCAGTCGGTGATCTTCGCGGTCTGCTCGGCGAGCACGGCCTCGGCGGGGTAGACATGCGACTCCATGAAGCCGAGCAGACGTTCGCGCAGCTCGGTGGTGGTCGCGTCGAACTCGAACTCCATTGTCATGCCTCCCGGGTGGTTGCCAGCATCGCGTGGCCGCGCTGGACGAGCTGCGGTACGAGGGGGCCGAAGGTCTCGAAGCCCGCACCGACCGTCTGACCGGCCACGTATCGGTAGTGGATGCCCTCGGCGATGACCGCGAGCTTGAAGCAGGCGAAGGCGACATACCACGGCAGGCGGTCGATCGGCGTCGAGGTGCGCTCGGCGTAGCGGGCGGCGAGCACCTTCCCGTCGGGGAAACCGGCACCGCCGCCATCGCCCCGGAAACCGCCGTCGAGCATGATCTGCCAGTAGAGCAGCAGCAGGCCGACATCGGTGAGCTGGTCGCCGAGGGTCGCCATCTCCCAGTCGAGGACCGCCGCGATCCGGCCGTCCTCGGCGACGATCACGTTGTCGAGCCGGTAGTCGCCGTGGACCAGCCCGGACCGGGTCGACTCGGGCTGCTCGGCGACGAGGCGGTCGTGCAGCTCGTCGATGCCGGGCAGGTCGCGGCTGCGCGACGCGTCGAGCTGCTTGCCCCAGCGGGCGAGCTGCCGGGTGAGGTAGCCCTCCTGCTTGCCGAAGTCCGCGAGCCCGACGGCGGCCGGGTCGATCGCGTGCAGCTCCACCAGCACGTCCACCAGCGACATCGAGAGCTCGTGGAGTCGCGCGGCACCGAGCGGGGCGGCCTGGGCGGCCGTGCGGAAGACGGTGCCCTCGACGCGCTCCATCACATAGAACGGGGCGCCGAGCACCTCGTCGTCCTGGCACAGGGCGATCGTCGCCGGGACCGGCACGGCGGTGGCGGCCAGCGCCGACAGCACCCGGAACTCGCGGGCCATGTCGTGTGCCGTGGTGAGCACGTGGCCGAGCGGCGGTCGGCGTACCACCCAGGTGGTTGTGGTGTCGGTCACCGTGTAGGTGAGGTTGGACCGTCCACCCTGGATCAGCTCGGCGTCGAGCGGGCCACTGACCAGGCCCGGGCACGCCCGCTCCAGGTAGTCGGCGAGCCGCGCGGTGTCCATGCCGACGGCGGTCACGCAACGACCACCAGGCGGCCGACGCTCTGACCGGCACCGAGGCGGGTCAGACCCGCCGGGGCCTCGTCGAGCGGCATCGTGCCGCCGACCAGCGGCGTGATCTGTGCGGCGTCGGCGAGGCGGACCAGCTCCTCGTGCGCCGTCGTCAGCAGGCCGAGGTCGTGCTGCTTGTAGAGGCCCCAGTGCAGGCCGAGGATGGAGTAGTTCTTCACCAGCGCGTGGTTGAGGCCGGGCGTCGGCACGGTGCCACCGGCGAAGCCGACGACGACGATGCGCCCCTCGAAGGCGATGCAGCGCGCCGAACCGGTGTAGGCGTCCCCGCCGACCGGGTCGTAGACCACGTCGACACCCGTGCCGCCGGTGAACTCCTTCACCTCGGCGATGAAGTCGCGCGCATGGCGGTCGATCACCAGGTCCGCGCCGAGACCGGCCGCGACCTGCGCCTTCTCCTCGCCGCCGACGACCGCGATCACCCTGGCCCCGGCCGCGCGGCCGAGCTGCACCGCCGCGCTGCCGACCCCGCCCGCAGCCGCGTGGACCAGCAGCGTCTCGCCCGGCTGCAGCTTCGCGCGCCGATGCAATCCGAACCACCCCGTCTGGTACGCGATGTGCAGGCTCGCCGCAGCCGCGTCGTCGAGCGAGTCCGGTGCGCTGAACGCGTCGGCCACGGACATCAGGGCATATTCCGCGAGCGCGCCGTGCGGCAGCGCCGGTGTCCCGATGACGCGGGTGCCGACATCGATCCCGTCGCCCGAGACGACCTCACCGCACAGCTCGACACCGGGAGTGAAGGGCAGCGGCGGCCGGACCTGGTACTGCCCCCGGCACAGCAGCACGTCGGGGAAGTTGAGCGCCGCGGCGCGTACCCTGACCAGCACCTGTCCGGGACCCGGCTCCGGAGTCGGGACGTCGACCAGCTTCAGCACCTCGGCGGGCTCACCGTGCTCGTGGAGCTGCCATGCCTTCATCGTCACTCCAGGTCTCTTCTCGTCGTCGGGTCAGAAGTAGTAGCGGGACACGGTCTCGGCGACGCAGACCGGCTTGTCGCCGCCCTCGCGTTCGACGGTGACCCGGGAGACGACCTGCAGGCCGCCCTCGACCTCGTCGACGGTGACCACCTCGACGGCGGCCCGGACGCGGGAGCCGACCGGCACCGGCGCGGGGAAGCGCACCTTGTTGAGGCCGTAGTTGACCGCCATCCGGGCACTCGCGACCGCGACCAACGGCGAGGCGAGCTTCGGCAGCAGCGAGAGCGTCAGGTAGCCGTGGGCGACCGTGGTGCCGAAGGGACCGGCGGCGGCCTTGACCGGGTCGGTGTGGATCCACTGCAGATCGGCGGTCGCCTCGGCGAACCGGTCGATCCGCTCCTGGTCGATGGTGAACCAGTCGCTGTGCCCGAGCGAGGTGCCCGCGGCTGCCTTCAGCTCGTCGGCGGTGGTGAAACCCATGCTAATTCTTCCTGTCCGAGGTGAGAGAGTCCGATGTGGACGGGGCCAGGGCGGCGAAGACGACGGCGCAGATCTCATCCGCGATCTCGGCGGCCTTCTTCGGACCGTCCGGCCGGTACCACGTGGGCATGGTGCTGGTGACGCCGAAGATCATCCAGGAGATCACCTCGGGCGAGGCGACGGCGGCGAAGTCGCCGCTCGCCTGCGCGTCGCGGATCACCCCGCGCACGGTGTCCTGGTAGCGGCGCCACTGGGCCTGGAGCGCGTGCCAGTGCTCCAGGTTGAGCTTGGTGCGCTCGCGGGTGAAGACGGCGGTCGCGAGCGAGTGCTCGGCCGTCGTCTCCACCACGTCGGCGATGATCGCGCGCAGGGTCGGTACGGGCGCCATCTCCTGGGCGAGCACCCGGTCGAGCCCGGCGAGCTGCTCGGCGATGACCGAGCCGTAGATCTCGAAGAGCAGCTCCTCCTTGGAGGAGAAGTAGTGGTAGAGCGCGCCCTTCGTGACCCCGGCCCGGTTCACCACCTGCTGCACCGAGGTGGCGTCGTAGCCCAGCTCGGCGAAGAGCTCCGTGGCCGCGGTGAGCACCCGCGTCCGGACATCGTCCATCAGAAGGCCTCCGTGCCGATCTCCATCAGCGCGTTGTCGGTGCGCTCCAGGACGGCCCGGCGGGCGGCGAGCTCGGGCAGGACGGTGGCGGTGAAGAAGCGGGCGACCGCGAGCTTGCCGGTGTAGAAGTCGGTCTCGGTGCTGCCCGCCGCGAGCGCGGCCCGGGCGACGGCGGCCTGCCGGGTGAGCAGGTAGCCGATGAGCAGGTCACCGACGCTCAACAGCAGCCGGGTGGTGTTCTGCCCGACCTTGTAGACCTCGTCGACGTGGTCGCGGGCGGCGGACTGCCAGCCCAGCATCGTCTCCATCATGGACGTGACATCGGCGAGCGCCTCGCGGACGGCACCGGCCTCCGCCTTGAGGTCGCCGTCGACCGTGGCGAGGAACGCCTCGATCTCGGCGGCGACGGCGTCGAAGGCGACCCGGCGGTCCCGCACGATCTTGCGGAAGAAGAAGTCGAGGCCCTGGATGCTCGTCGTACCCTCGTAGAGAGTGTCGATCTTGACATCGCGGAGATACTGCTCCATCGGGTAGTCCTGCAGGAAGCCGGAGCCGCCGAGCGTCTGCAACGACAGCGTCAGCATCTCCCAGGCCCGCTCGGAGCCGACGCCCTTGACGATCGGGAGCAGCAGGTCGTTGACGTTGGTCGAGAGCTCGCCGCCCTGGTCGAGCCAGTCGGCGGTGTAGAGGTAGACCGCGCGCATCCCCTCCGCGTACGCCTTCTGCAGCATCAGCATCCGGCGAACGTCGGGGTGGTTGTCGATCGTCACCCGGGGTGCGGTCTTGTCGGCGGCACGGGTCAGGTCCGGGCCCTGGACCCGGCTGCGGGCGTAGTCCAGCGCGTTGAGGTAGCCCGTCGACATCGTCGCGATCGCCTTGACGCCGACCTGCATCCGGGCGAACTCGATCACCTTGAACATCTGGGCGATGCCGTCGTGCACCTCGCCCGCGAGCCAGGCCACGGCCGGCTGCTGCTCGCCGAAGCGCAGCTCGCAGGTGGTGGAGACCTTGAGCCCCATCTTCTTCTCGACGTTGGTGACGTAGACGCCGTTGCGCTCGCCGAGCTCGCCGGTGACCGGGTCGAAGCGGAACTTGGGCACGATGAACATCGACAGGCCCTTCGTCCCCGGGCCGGCACCCTCGGGGCGGGCCAGCACGAAGTGCACGATGTTGTCGCTGAGGTCGTGCTCGGCCGAGGTGATGAAGCGCTTGACGCCGGTGAGGTGCCAGGAGCCGTCGGGCTGCTGGACCGCCTTCGTCGTGCCCGCCCCGACATCGGAACCGGCGTCGGGCTCGGTCAGCGCCATGCTGCCGCCCCAGCCCCGCTCGATGATGATCTCGGCGATGCGCTGCTGCTCGGGGGTGCCGATGCGGTGCAGCAGGCCGCCGAAGCCGGGGCCGCCGCCGAACATGTAGACCGGTGCGTTGGCGCCCTGGATCAGCTCGCTCAGCGCCCACCAGAGCGCGCGGGGTGCGGCGGTGCCGCCGGCCTCGACGGGCACGTCGAGGCGCCACCACTCGGCGTCCATGTAGGCGCGGTAGGACCGCTGGAACGATTCGGGCATCGTCACCGAGCTCGTCGCGGGGTCGAAGACCGGCGGGTTGCGGTCGGAGTCCACATAGGAGGCGGCGATCGGGCCGGTGGAGAGCCGGTCGACCTCGTCGAGCATCGTCGCCGCGGTCTCCGGATCGAGGTCGGCGAAGCGGCCCCTGCCGAGCAGGCCGCCCGTGCCGAGCACCTCGAAGAGGTTGAAGCGCAGGTCGCGCACGTTGCTCCGGTAGTGGCTCATGAAGATCCTCTCACAGTCATACCGACCAGTCGGTTTCAGCCTACGTCGCGCAGTCGCCGGACGCCACGGACCCAGCGATCAGGGTCGGACGCCTTGTGGACCAGGAACTCCGCCACCTCGGGATGGGGCAGGATCAGGAAGCGCTCCTCGTCGAGGCCAGCGATCACCGCGTCGGCGACCTGCTCGGGCTCGATGATCGACCCGGCCGCGGCGACCGATCGGGCCGCCGTCGAGCCGGCCCGGACGCCGTCCATCAGCAGCGGGGTGTTGACGCCCTGCGGGCACAGGGCGCTGACGGTGATGCCGCGGTCGCCGTACATGATCGCGAGCCACTCGGCGAAGGCGACGGCGGCGTGCTTGCTCACCGAGTAGGGAGCATCGCCGAGCGCCGTGAGCAGCCCGGCCGCCGAGGCGGTGTGCAGCAGGTAGCCGCTGCCGCGCTCCAGCATCCCGGGCAGCACGGCGCGGGTGGAGTAGATGTGGGCCATCGTGTTGACCCGCCACGCCCGCTCCCAGTCGGCGTCGGCGGCGTCGAGAAGGCCCAGCCCGGTCGCGATGCCCGCGTTGGCGCAGAAGAGGTCGATCGGGCCCAGCTCGGCCTCGGTCCGCTCGACGAACTCGCGGACCGACGCCTCGTCGGCGACGTCCGTCCGGACCCCGATCGAGCGCACGCCGAGCGCCCGCAGCTCCACCGCGAGCGGCTCCGGATCGGTCAGATCGCTCACACCGATCGCCGCCGCACCCTCGGCCGCGAAGCGCCTGGCCAGGGCCGCACCGATCCCACCGGTGGCGCCGGTGATCGCGACAACCCTTCCGCTGACCCGCATGATGCTCTACCTTCCATATGCACATACCGAACGGTCGGTAACCTACGAAACATAGGCTCAGCAAGCGTCGGCCGTCAACGACCAGCCGCCCGATCCCAGGAGAGAAGCCACATGCAGACCGGACTCACCGGCAAGACCGCATTGATCACCGGGGCCTCCCGAGGCATCGGCCGGGCTATCGCCGAGGCGCTCGCCGCCGAGGGCTGCAACGTCGTGCTCAGCTCGCGCAAGCAGGACGCGCTCGACGAGGTCGCGGCCTCGATCCGGGCGGCATACCCACAGGTCGGGGTGCTCGCGAAGGCGGCACACGTCGGCGAGCCCGAGCAGGCCCACGCCTGCGTCGAGGCGGCGGTCGCCGAGTTCGGTGCGGTCGACGTGCTCGTCAACAACGCCGGCACCAACCCCTACTTCGGGCCGATGGTCGACCTCGATGTGGCCCGGGCCGAGAAGACGGTGCAGGTCAACCAGTTCTCCATCGTGCTGTGGACGCAGACCGTCTGGCGCGCGTCGATGGAGCGCAACGGCGGTTCGATCATCAACATCGCCTCGATCGGCGGGCTCAGCAGCGAGCCGGGGATCGGCTACTACAACGCGACCAAGGCGGCCGTCATCCACCTGACCCGGGGGTTCGCGGCGGAGCTGGCGCCGAAGGTGCGGGTCAACGGCATCGCGCCGGGGATCGTGCGGACGCAGCTCGCCCGCGGGCTGTGGGAGAACAACGAGGAGTTCCTCAACGAGCACACGCCGCTGGGGCGGATCGGCGAGCCCGTCGACATCGCGCACGCGGCGGTCTTCCTCGCCGGGGACACGTCGTCGTGGATGACCGGGCAGACGATCGCGATCGACGGCGGTGCGCTGATCCGCTCGTCGCTGAGCTGAGGCCGGGCGGGTGACAGCGGCAGGGAAGCGAGCGCTGCTGATCGACTATGGCGGCGTACTCACGACTGATGTCTTCGTCTCGTTCGCGGCCTTCAGCGCGGGGCACGGGCTGCCCCCCGACCACGTCGCGACGGTCTTCCGGACCGAGCCGCGCGGCCGCGAGCTGCTCGTCGGGCTGGAACGCGGAACGATCGCGACCGGCGACTTCGAGCGGGACTTCGCCGACCTGCTCGGGGTGGCGCCGGAGCGGCTGATCGCGCGGCTCTTCGCCGGGGTGCGGGCCGACACCGCGATGCGCGATGCGGTGCGGCGAGCCCGGGAGCAGGGCATTCGCACGGTGCTCGTCTCGAATTCGTGGGGTGCCGAGGGCTACACGGAGCTCGACGAGCTCTTCGACGCGACGGTGATCTCCGGCGCGGTCGGGGTACGCAAGCCGAGCCGGGCGATCTACGAACTGGGCCTCGCCGCCGCCGGGGTCCCGGCGGAGCGCTGCGTCTTCGTCGACGACCTCGCCGCCAACCTGGTGCCCGCCCGGGACCTGGGAATGGCCGTGATCGAGCACAGGGGCCCGGAGACGACGATCCCGCAGCTGGCGGCGGTGCTCGGCGTGACCCTGTGAGCCACGGTTCGCAGCAAAGCGTGGCCTCGCTTCGCGCGATGGCCACGCTTTGCTGCAAACCGTGACGGGGGTCAGCGCAGGGACAGGCGGATGTCGACGTCGGCGAGGTTGACGTAGGCGATCCGGTGGCCGAACTGGATCTGGGCGTACTTCGTGGTGCCGCTGATGACGGTCCAGTCACCGGGCGACGTGCCCGCGAAGGTGGAGGAGCGGTAGTACTCCGAGGGCGCGAACAGGCCCACGCTGTACTTCTCCCCCGCCGCGAACGTGTACTGCGTGAGCGGGGCGAGCGCCTGCACCGGTACGCCGGTCGGGTAGGCCGCCGCCTCGGGATAGGCCCGGCCGTAGACCGGAACCGTCGCCCTGCCCGCCTTCGGGGTGGCGATGAAGCCCAGTGACCACAGTGCGCTCGGCGCGGACGGCGGGTTGTAGAACCAGCCCTTCTGGCCGAGGTACCAGATCGCGGTCCAGTCGCCCTGGATCTCGGCGACCGCGTACTGCTGGCCCGTCGAGGCCCGGGCACCGTGGTCGGAGATGAGCATCGTCGAGGCCGGCCTGGTCGGGTTGCGGCCCTTGTCGGCCAGCAGCGGCGAGGCAGCATCCGGTGCGGTGTGCAGGATCACCGACGACGAGCCGTGCAGGACGCACGGGGTCGTGCCGCTGACGCAGCCGTAGAACGCGGGCTGGTTGCTCTCGTAGTCCGGGTTGATCGTGACGAGCCCGGCGTGCGGGGTGCCGACGCCACGGAAGGGCCGCCCGAGCAGGTCGAAGTAGTGCGACCAGTCCCAGTAGGGGCCCGGGTCCCAGTGCATGCCCTGCACGCCGGCCGGGGTGGTGCCGTTGACGTTGTCGTGGCCGATGATGTGCTGCCGGTCCAGCGGGATGCCCAGGCGCAGCGCCAGATAGCGGACGAGCTTGGCGGAGCTGCGGTACATCGCCTCGGTGAACCAGGCGCCCTGGCGTGCGGCGTACCCCTCGTGCTCCAGGCCGATCGCCTTGGCGTTCACATACCAGTTGCCCGCGTGCCAGGCGACGTCCTTCGCCTTGACGTGCTGGGCGATGTGCCCGTCGACCGAGCGCAGGGTGTAGTTCCACGACACGTAGGTCGGGTCCTGCACCATGTTGATCGTGCCGTTGTAGCTGCCCTCGGTCGAGTGGATCACGATGTACTCGATCTTCTGCTGCTGCGGCCGGTTGCCCGTGTCGTGGTTGCCGTAGGCGGTCGGGTTGGCGCCGAGGCTCTGATAGGGCGCCGGGATCCACTCGCAGGAGAGCTCGACCGGGCACTCCAGGCCGTCCGGGCGGGCGAGTTTGCGCAGGCCCAGCCGGTCGAGCCAGTCGCGGATCGGGTGCACCGCA
It contains:
- a CDS encoding phosphotransferase family protein, encoding MDTARLADYLERACPGLVSGPLDAELIQGGRSNLTYTVTDTTTTWVVRRPPLGHVLTTAHDMAREFRVLSALAATAVPVPATIALCQDDEVLGAPFYVMERVEGTVFRTAAQAAPLGAARLHELSMSLVDVLVELHAIDPAAVGLADFGKQEGYLTRQLARWGKQLDASRSRDLPGIDELHDRLVAEQPESTRSGLVHGDYRLDNVIVAEDGRIAAVLDWEMATLGDQLTDVGLLLLYWQIMLDGGFRGDGGGAGFPDGKVLAARYAERTSTPIDRLPWYVAFACFKLAVIAEGIHYRYVAGQTVGAGFETFGPLVPQLVQRGHAMLATTREA
- a CDS encoding N-acetylmuramoyl-L-alanine amidase; its protein translation is MRRRVSVRLLAVVAATAIAASAPIPASAEPEATGRQGDYAAAATEFGVPESILLGVSYLESRWDVNGGAPSTSGGYGPMHLTDAAYVSSLPGGHHDDADEDPRGDDSRPFEVVPVQTAPAPDPASMRTLTAAAELIGVSEASLREDPAVNIRGGAALLAAYQSGVQGPTGAASDPAAWFGAVAKYSGADNADAAAAFADEVYATIAAGAARTTDDGEAVTLPARAVHPIRDWLDRLGLRKLARPDGLECPVELSCEWIPAPYQSLGANPTAYGNHDTGNRPQQQKIEYIVIHSTEGSYNGTINMVQDPTYVSWNYTLRSVDGHIAQHVKAKDVAWHAGNWYVNAKAIGLEHEGYAARQGAWFTEAMYRSSAKLVRYLALRLGIPLDRQHIIGHDNVNGTTPAGVQGMHWDPGPYWDWSHYFDLLGRPFRGVGTPHAGLVTINPDYESNQPAFYGCVSGTTPCVLHGSSSVILHTAPDAASPLLADKGRNPTRPASTMLISDHGARASTGQQYAVAEIQGDWTAIWYLGQKGWFYNPPSAPSALWSLGFIATPKAGRATVPVYGRAYPEAAAYPTGVPVQALAPLTQYTFAAGEKYSVGLFAPSEYYRSSTFAGTSPGDWTVISGTTKYAQIQFGHRIAYVNLADVDIRLSLR
- a CDS encoding TetR/AcrR family transcriptional regulator; the encoded protein is MDDVRTRVLTAATELFAELGYDATSVQQVVNRAGVTKGALYHYFSSKEELLFEIYGSVIAEQLAGLDRVLAQEMAPVPTLRAIIADVVETTAEHSLATAVFTRERTKLNLEHWHALQAQWRRYQDTVRGVIRDAQASGDFAAVASPEVISWMIFGVTSTMPTWYRPDGPKKAAEIADEICAVVFAALAPSTSDSLTSDRKN
- a CDS encoding SDR family oxidoreductase, which gives rise to MQTGLTGKTALITGASRGIGRAIAEALAAEGCNVVLSSRKQDALDEVAASIRAAYPQVGVLAKAAHVGEPEQAHACVEAAVAEFGAVDVLVNNAGTNPYFGPMVDLDVARAEKTVQVNQFSIVLWTQTVWRASMERNGGSIINIASIGGLSSEPGIGYYNATKAAVIHLTRGFAAELAPKVRVNGIAPGIVRTQLARGLWENNEEFLNEHTPLGRIGEPVDIAHAAVFLAGDTSSWMTGQTIAIDGGALIRSSLS
- a CDS encoding NADPH:quinone oxidoreductase family protein, encoding MKAWQLHEHGEPAEVLKLVDVPTPEPGPGQVLVRVRAAALNFPDVLLCRGQYQVRPPLPFTPGVELCGEVVSGDGIDVGTRVIGTPALPHGALAEYALMSVADAFSAPDSLDDAAAASLHIAYQTGWFGLHRRAKLQPGETLLVHAAAGGVGSAAVQLGRAAGARVIAVVGGEEKAQVAAGLGADLVIDRHARDFIAEVKEFTGGTGVDVVYDPVGGDAYTGSARCIAFEGRIVVVGFAGGTVPTPGLNHALVKNYSILGLHWGLYKQHDLGLLTTAHEELVRLADAAQITPLVGGTMPLDEAPAGLTRLGAGQSVGRLVVVA
- a CDS encoding HAD family hydrolase encodes the protein MTAAGKRALLIDYGGVLTTDVFVSFAAFSAGHGLPPDHVATVFRTEPRGRELLVGLERGTIATGDFERDFADLLGVAPERLIARLFAGVRADTAMRDAVRRAREQGIRTVLVSNSWGAEGYTELDELFDATVISGAVGVRKPSRAIYELGLAAAGVPAERCVFVDDLAANLVPARDLGMAVIEHRGPETTIPQLAAVLGVTL
- a CDS encoding acyl-CoA dehydrogenase, whose amino-acid sequence is MSHYRSNVRDLRFNLFEVLGTGGLLGRGRFADLDPETAATMLDEVDRLSTGPIAASYVDSDRNPPVFDPATSSVTMPESFQRSYRAYMDAEWWRLDVPVEAGGTAAPRALWWALSELIQGANAPVYMFGGGPGFGGLLHRIGTPEQQRIAEIIIERGWGGSMALTEPDAGSDVGAGTTKAVQQPDGSWHLTGVKRFITSAEHDLSDNIVHFVLARPEGAGPGTKGLSMFIVPKFRFDPVTGELGERNGVYVTNVEKKMGLKVSTTCELRFGEQQPAVAWLAGEVHDGIAQMFKVIEFARMQVGVKAIATMSTGYLNALDYARSRVQGPDLTRAADKTAPRVTIDNHPDVRRMLMLQKAYAEGMRAVYLYTADWLDQGGELSTNVNDLLLPIVKGVGSERAWEMLTLSLQTLGGSGFLQDYPMEQYLRDVKIDTLYEGTTSIQGLDFFFRKIVRDRRVAFDAVAAEIEAFLATVDGDLKAEAGAVREALADVTSMMETMLGWQSAARDHVDEVYKVGQNTTRLLLSVGDLLIGYLLTRQAAVARAALAAGSTETDFYTGKLAVARFFTATVLPELAARRAVLERTDNALMEIGTEAF
- a CDS encoding MaoC family dehydratase: MGFTTADELKAAAGTSLGHSDWFTIDQERIDRFAEATADLQWIHTDPVKAAAGPFGTTVAHGYLTLSLLPKLASPLVAVASARMAVNYGLNKVRFPAPVPVGSRVRAAVEVVTVDEVEGGLQVVSRVTVEREGGDKPVCVAETVSRYYF
- a CDS encoding SDR family oxidoreductase is translated as MRVSGRVVAITGATGGIGAALARRFAAEGAAAIGVSDLTDPEPLAVELRALGVRSIGVRTDVADEASVREFVERTEAELGPIDLFCANAGIATGLGLLDAADADWERAWRVNTMAHIYSTRAVLPGMLERGSGYLLHTASAAGLLTALGDAPYSVSKHAAVAFAEWLAIMYGDRGITVSALCPQGVNTPLLMDGVRAGSTAARSVAAAGSIIEPEQVADAVIAGLDEERFLILPHPEVAEFLVHKASDPDRWVRGVRRLRDVG